One segment of Alnus glutinosa chromosome 2, dhAlnGlut1.1, whole genome shotgun sequence DNA contains the following:
- the LOC133861199 gene encoding NAD(P)H-quinone oxidoreductase subunit 2 A, chloroplastic has protein sequence MIWHVQNENFILDSTRIFMKAFHLLLFDGSFIFPECILIFGLILLLMIDSTSDQKDIPWLYFISSTSLVMSITALLFRWREEPMISFSGNFQRNNFNEIFQFLILLCSTLCIPLSVEYIECTKMVITEFLLFVLTATLGGMFLCGSNDLITIFVAPECFSLCSYLLSGYTKKDVRSNEATMKYLLMGGASSSIPVHGFSWLYGSSGGEIELQEIVNGLINTQMYNSPGIGFKLSPAPSHQWTPDVYEGVRDYECNRSIRRQKDHPKMIISWLLRTNQIRWFFFSIFLTFVAFLSVTSKVAASASATRIFDIPFYFSSNEWHLLLEILAILSMIFGNLIAITQTSMKRMLAYSSIGQIGYVIIGIIVGDSNGGYASMITYMLFYISMNLGTFACIVSFGLRTGTDNIRDYAGLYTKDPFLALSFALCLLSLGGLPPLAGFFGKLHLFWCGWQAGLYFLVSIELLTSVVSIFYYLKIIKLLMTGRNQEITPHVSMIVCVIVSTIPGISMNPIIEIAQDTLF, from the exons ATGATCTGGCATGTACAGAATGAAAACTTCATTCTCGATTCTACGAGAATTTTTATGAAAGCCTTTCATTTGCTTCTCTTCGATGGAAGTTTTATTTTCCCAGAATGTATCCTAATTTTTGGCCTAATTCTTCTTCTGATGATCGATTCAACCTCTGATCAAAAAGATATACCTTGGTTATATTTCATCTCTTCAACAAGTTTAGTAATGAGCATAACGGCCCTATTGTTCCGATGGAGAGAAGAACCTATGATTAGCTTTTCGGGAAATTTCCAAAGGAACAATTTCAACGAAATCTTTCAATTTCTTATTTTACTATGTTCAACTTTATGTATTCCTCTATCCGTAGAGTACATTGAATGTACAAAAATGGTTATAACAGAGTTTCTGTTATTCGTTTTAACAGCTACTCTAGGAGGAATGTTTTTATGCGGTTCTAACGATTTAATAACTATCTTTGTAGCTCCAGAATGTTTTAGTTTATGCTCCTACCTATTATCTGGATATACCAAAAAAGATGTACGGTCTAATGAGGCTACTATGAAATATTTACTCATGGGCGGGGCAAGCTCTTCTATTCCGGTTCATGGTTTCTCTTGGCTATATGGTTCATCCGGGGGAGAGATCGAGCTTCAAGAAATAGTGAATGGACTTATCAATACACAAATGTATAACTCCCCAGGAATTGGGTTCAAGCTTTCCCCAGCCCCTTCTCATCAATGGACTCCTGACGTATACGAAGGAGTGCG AGACTACGAGTGTAATAGGAGCATCCGTCGACAAAAGGATCACCCTAAGATGATCATCTCATGGCTATTGAGAACGAATCAAATCAGATGGTTCTTTTTCTCAATCTTTCTGACTT TCGTTGCTTTTCTTTCTGTTACTTCGAAAGTAGCTGCTTCAGCTTCAGCCACTCGAATTTTCGatattcctttttatttctCATCAAACGAATGGCATCTTCTTCTGGAAATCCTAGCTATTCTTAGCATGATATTTGGGAATCTCATTgctattactcaaacaagcatGAAACGTATGCTTGCGTATTCGTCCATAGGTCAAATCGGATATGTAATTATTGGAATAATTGTTGGAGACTCAAATGGTGGATATGCAAGCATGATAACTTATATGCTGTTCTATATCTCCATGAATCTAGGAACTTTTGCTTGCATTGTATCATTTGGTCTACGTACCGGAACTGATAACATTCGAGATTATGCAGGATTATACACGAAAGATCCTTTTTTGGCTCTCTCTTTCGCCCTATGTCTCTTATCCTTAGGAGGTCTTCCTCCACTAGCAGGTTTTTTcggaaaacttcatttattcTGGTGTGGATGGCAGGCAGGTCTATATTTCTTGGTTTCAATAGAACTCCTTACGAGCGTTGTTTCTATCTTCTATTATctaaaaataatcaagttattAATGACTGGACGAAACCAAGAAATAACCCCTCACGTGAGTATGATTGTATGTGTGATAGTATCTACTATACCAGGAATATCAATGAACCCGATTATTGAAATTGCTCAGGATACCCTTTTTTAG
- the LOC133861198 gene encoding NAD(P)H-quinone oxidoreductase subunit K, chloroplastic → MIFLYGTSCCFIEFASLIGSRFDFDRYGLVPRSSLRQADLILTAGTITMKMAPSLVRLYEQMPEPKYVIAMGACTITGGMFSTDSYSTVRGVDKLIPVDVYLPGCPPKPEAVIDAITKLRKKLSQEIYEDRIRSQQGRRCFTISHKFNIGRSTHTGNYD, encoded by the coding sequence ATGATCTTTCTATATGGTACCAGTTGTTGCTTCATTGAATTTGCTTCATTAATAGGCTCACGATTCGACTTTGATCGTTATGGACTGGTACCCAGATCTAGTCTTAGACAGGCAGACCTAATTTTAACTGCGGGTACAATAACAATGAAGATGGCTCCTTCTTTAGTGAGATTATATGAACAAATGCCTGAACCAAAATATGTTATTGCTATGGGAGCATGTACAATTACAGGGGGGATGTTCAGTACCGATTCTTATAGTACTGTTCGGGGAGTCGATAAGCTAATTCCTGTAGATGTCTATTTGCCAGGCTGTCCACCTAAACCGGAAGCAGTTATAGATGCTATAACAAAACTTCGTAAAAAACTATCTCAAGAAATCTATGAAGATCGAATTAGGTCTCAACAGGGGAGGCGGTGTTTTACTATCAGCCACAAGTTTAATATTGGGCGAAGTACTCATACTGGAAATTATGATTGA